The proteins below come from a single Chrysoperla carnea chromosome 1, inChrCarn1.1, whole genome shotgun sequence genomic window:
- the LOC123291065 gene encoding neutral ceramidase isoform X2, translating into MLKLLSIAFILITISVSNVKADYGIGVGRADVTGPAAEVTFMGYARIEQKGQGIHLRQYSRAFIIEDGTDRIVFVSVDACMMGHAVREKVLQKLSAQYGDLYTEQNVIISGTHTHSTPGGFLMDFLFDISTYGFVKPTFNGLVSGIFLSIKRAHESITPGKIFVSSSEIQDANINRSPSAYLNNPESERAQYKYDVDKDIVQLKFVSSEEPDRILGAINWFAVHPTSMNYTNRLISSDNVGYASILLEKKLNPDHLTGRGPFVGAFASTNLGDVSPNIRGPRCQKSGNVCDILSSKCKEWGDLCVASGPGVDIFDSTQIIANRLYDKAYLLGIEVAKEVTGPLKIIHQYVDMPKQRLNITNRATGEVTQIRGCLPAMGYSFAAGTIDGPGPIFEQGQTTENDLWNYIRDKIAKPTADDIECHNPKPIFIPTGRMSYPTEWQPNIVATQLALIGNVAIAAVPGEFTTMSGRRLRNAVKEVLIENGADEDVRVIVGGLSNIYSDYIATPEEYQIQRYEGASTIYGPHTLTIYVEQYKKLANALMKNEKLDEGPYPPDLSKDLISLLPPVIVDIAPWRKGFGDCVKQPAKIAKPGDVVSASFVSGHPRNNLMHEKTFLQIERDDGQDDWKVVATDADWETRFIWRRKNALLGTSEAEIQWTIGPNVKPGIYRIRHFGYYKYIQGGIFDYEGLSDNFEVI; encoded by the exons atgttaaaattgttatcaattgcttttattttgataacaatAAGTGTGTCAAATGTTAAAGCTGATTATGGAATTGGTGTTGGGCGGGCGGATGTAACTGGACCTGCAGCGGAAGTTACATTC ATGGGCTATGCCCGAATAGAACAAAAAGGTCAAGGTATCCATTTACGTCAATATTCCAGAGCTTTTATTATCGAAGATGGTACGGATCGTATTGTATTTGTATCTGTGGATGCGTGTATGATGGGGCACGCTGTACGTgaaaag gttttacaaaaattatctgCTCAATATGGCGATTTATATACGgaacaaaatgtaataattagtGGAACCCATACACATTCCACTCCTGGTggatttttaatggattttctGTTTGATATTTCCACGTATGGTTTCGTAAAACCTACGTTCAATGGTTTAGTGTCTGGTATTTTTTTG AGTATTAAAAGAGCACATGAATCAATAACACcaggaaaaatttttgtgagtTCCTCGGAAATTCAGGATGCAAATATTAATCGTAGTCCTTCAGCTTATTTAAACAATCCAGAATCAGAAAGAGCACA GTATAAATATGATGTCGATAAAGATATTgtccaattaaaatttgtttcgagTGAAGAACCTGATCGTATATTAGGTGCAATCAATTGGTTTGCTGTTCATCCAACGAGCATGAACTATACAAATCGTTTAATATCATCCGATAACGTTGGCTATGCTTCaattcttttagaaaaaaaattaaatcccgACCATCTAACTGGACGT gggCCATTTGTAGGAGCATTTGCATCAACTAATTTGGGAGACGTTTCACCAAATATACGGGGGCCACGATGCCAAAAATCCGGAAATGTTTGTGATATTTTATCTAGTAAATGTAAGGAGTGGGGTGACTTATGTGTTGCTTCTGGACCGGGTGTCGATATTTTCGATAGTACTCAAATAATTGCCAATCGATTATACGATAAAGCG TATTTATTAGGCATTGAAGTGGCAAAAGAAGTGACGGGACCCTTAAAAATTATACACCAATATGTTGATATGCCAAAACAGAGgctaaatattacaaatagaGCTACAGGTGAAGTCACTCAG ATTCGTGGTTGTTTACCAGCGATGGGATATAGCTTTGCAGCGGGTACAATAGATGGACCAGGTCCAATATTTGAGCAAGGACAAACTACTGAAAATGATTTATGGAACTATATACGAGATAAAATTGCAAAACCTACTGCGGATGACATTGAATGTCATAATCCGAAGCCTATATTCATTCCCACTGGAAGA atGAGCTATCCAACCGAATGGCAACCTAATATTGTTGCAACACAACTGGCGTTAATTGGAAATGTGGCAATAGCTGCAGTCCCTGGAGAATTTACAACAATGTCTGGCCGAAGACTTCGTAATGCAGTAAAagaagttttaattgaaaatggcGCTGACGAGGATGTTCGAGTGATTGTGGGTGGGTTAAGTAACATATATTCGGACTATATTGCAACGCCAGAAGAGTATCAAATTCAAAGATATGAAGGAGCTTCCACAATTTATGGGCCACATACTTTAACTATCTACGTcgaacaatacaaaaaattagcAAACGCATTAATGAAG AATGAAAAATTGGACGAAGGGCCATATCCACCAGATTTATCTAAagatttaatttctttattaccaccTGTAATAGTGGATATTGCACCATGGCGAAAAGGTTTTGGGGATTGTGTTAAGCAACCAGCCAAGATTGCTAAACCTGGTGATGTAGTTAGTGCTTCATTT GTTTCCGGCCATCCTCGCAATAATTTAATgcatgaaaaaacatttttgcaaaTTGAACGTGACGATGGACAAGACGACTGGAAAGTTGTTGCCACAGATGCTGATTGGGAAACACG atttaTATGGCGTAGAAAAAATGCATTATTAGGCACAAGCGAAGCAGAAATTCAATGGACGATTGGACCGAATGTAAAACCGGGTATATATCGAATAAGACATTTtggatattataaatacattcaaGGTGGAATTTTCGATTATGAAGGTCTCTCTGATAATTTCGAAGTTATTTAA
- the LOC123291065 gene encoding neutral ceramidase isoform X1, which translates to MLKLLSIAFILITISVSNVKADYGIGVGRADVTGPAAEVTFMGYARIEQKGQGIHLRQYSRAFIIEDGTDRIVFVSVDACMMGHAVREKVLQKLSAQYGDLYTEQNVIISGTHTHSTPGGFLMDFLFDISTYGFVKPTFNGLVSGIFLSIKRAHESITPGKIFVSSSEIQDANINRSPSAYLNNPESERAQYKYDVDKDIVQLKFVSSEEPDRILGAINWFAVHPTSMNYTNRLISSDNVGYASILLEKKLNPDHLTGRGPFVGAFASTNLGDVSPNIRGPRCQKSGNVCDILSSKCKEWGDLCVASGPGVDIFDSTQIIANRLYDKAAYLLGIEVAKEVTGPLKIIHQYVDMPKQRLNITNRATGEVTQIRGCLPAMGYSFAAGTIDGPGPIFEQGQTTENDLWNYIRDKIAKPTADDIECHNPKPIFIPTGRMSYPTEWQPNIVATQLALIGNVAIAAVPGEFTTMSGRRLRNAVKEVLIENGADEDVRVIVGGLSNIYSDYIATPEEYQIQRYEGASTIYGPHTLTIYVEQYKKLANALMKNEKLDEGPYPPDLSKDLISLLPPVIVDIAPWRKGFGDCVKQPAKIAKPGDVVSASFVSGHPRNNLMHEKTFLQIERDDGQDDWKVVATDADWETRFIWRRKNALLGTSEAEIQWTIGPNVKPGIYRIRHFGYYKYIQGGIFDYEGLSDNFEVI; encoded by the exons atgttaaaattgttatcaattgcttttattttgataacaatAAGTGTGTCAAATGTTAAAGCTGATTATGGAATTGGTGTTGGGCGGGCGGATGTAACTGGACCTGCAGCGGAAGTTACATTC ATGGGCTATGCCCGAATAGAACAAAAAGGTCAAGGTATCCATTTACGTCAATATTCCAGAGCTTTTATTATCGAAGATGGTACGGATCGTATTGTATTTGTATCTGTGGATGCGTGTATGATGGGGCACGCTGTACGTgaaaag gttttacaaaaattatctgCTCAATATGGCGATTTATATACGgaacaaaatgtaataattagtGGAACCCATACACATTCCACTCCTGGTggatttttaatggattttctGTTTGATATTTCCACGTATGGTTTCGTAAAACCTACGTTCAATGGTTTAGTGTCTGGTATTTTTTTG AGTATTAAAAGAGCACATGAATCAATAACACcaggaaaaatttttgtgagtTCCTCGGAAATTCAGGATGCAAATATTAATCGTAGTCCTTCAGCTTATTTAAACAATCCAGAATCAGAAAGAGCACA GTATAAATATGATGTCGATAAAGATATTgtccaattaaaatttgtttcgagTGAAGAACCTGATCGTATATTAGGTGCAATCAATTGGTTTGCTGTTCATCCAACGAGCATGAACTATACAAATCGTTTAATATCATCCGATAACGTTGGCTATGCTTCaattcttttagaaaaaaaattaaatcccgACCATCTAACTGGACGT gggCCATTTGTAGGAGCATTTGCATCAACTAATTTGGGAGACGTTTCACCAAATATACGGGGGCCACGATGCCAAAAATCCGGAAATGTTTGTGATATTTTATCTAGTAAATGTAAGGAGTGGGGTGACTTATGTGTTGCTTCTGGACCGGGTGTCGATATTTTCGATAGTACTCAAATAATTGCCAATCGATTATACGATAAAGCGGCG TATTTATTAGGCATTGAAGTGGCAAAAGAAGTGACGGGACCCTTAAAAATTATACACCAATATGTTGATATGCCAAAACAGAGgctaaatattacaaatagaGCTACAGGTGAAGTCACTCAG ATTCGTGGTTGTTTACCAGCGATGGGATATAGCTTTGCAGCGGGTACAATAGATGGACCAGGTCCAATATTTGAGCAAGGACAAACTACTGAAAATGATTTATGGAACTATATACGAGATAAAATTGCAAAACCTACTGCGGATGACATTGAATGTCATAATCCGAAGCCTATATTCATTCCCACTGGAAGA atGAGCTATCCAACCGAATGGCAACCTAATATTGTTGCAACACAACTGGCGTTAATTGGAAATGTGGCAATAGCTGCAGTCCCTGGAGAATTTACAACAATGTCTGGCCGAAGACTTCGTAATGCAGTAAAagaagttttaattgaaaatggcGCTGACGAGGATGTTCGAGTGATTGTGGGTGGGTTAAGTAACATATATTCGGACTATATTGCAACGCCAGAAGAGTATCAAATTCAAAGATATGAAGGAGCTTCCACAATTTATGGGCCACATACTTTAACTATCTACGTcgaacaatacaaaaaattagcAAACGCATTAATGAAG AATGAAAAATTGGACGAAGGGCCATATCCACCAGATTTATCTAAagatttaatttctttattaccaccTGTAATAGTGGATATTGCACCATGGCGAAAAGGTTTTGGGGATTGTGTTAAGCAACCAGCCAAGATTGCTAAACCTGGTGATGTAGTTAGTGCTTCATTT GTTTCCGGCCATCCTCGCAATAATTTAATgcatgaaaaaacatttttgcaaaTTGAACGTGACGATGGACAAGACGACTGGAAAGTTGTTGCCACAGATGCTGATTGGGAAACACG atttaTATGGCGTAGAAAAAATGCATTATTAGGCACAAGCGAAGCAGAAATTCAATGGACGATTGGACCGAATGTAAAACCGGGTATATATCGAATAAGACATTTtggatattataaatacattcaaGGTGGAATTTTCGATTATGAAGGTCTCTCTGATAATTTCGAAGTTATTTAA